The following are encoded together in the Longimicrobium sp. genome:
- a CDS encoding pitrilysin family protein, whose translation MKRLVLLLALAATPAAAQDVSIPHTTFTLPNGLRVIVAEDHSTPVAAVNVWYHVGSGYERAGRTGFAHLFEHVMFEGSRNVQEGQFDQWLESAGGSNNGSTNTDRTNYYEVVPSNALPLALWLEADRMGGLLETMSQEKLNGQRDVVKNERRQRYENQPYGLMFEIASAALYPQGHPYSWTTIGSMEDLSAASLEDVKGFFRQYYTPNNAVLTVAGDVNPAEVRRLAEQYFGWIPRGQPVQRPSVPIPPIAATRYITREDRVTLPQVSVIWRANKRFHADEAPLDVLAGILTQGKSSRLYKRLVYDQQIAQTVNAFNNASLLSGDFWVVVRGKPTTDLDVLEAAVYEEVEKLAQTPPSAEEVRRVINGIETGFVARLEEVGNKADQLNDYFYYTGDAGYVQRDLARYRAVTPAEVQRVARQYLQGKNHIVLSFVPQGKTELAAVENQ comes from the coding sequence ATGAAACGCCTCGTGTTGCTGCTGGCCCTCGCCGCCACGCCGGCCGCGGCGCAGGACGTCAGCATCCCCCACACCACCTTCACGCTCCCCAACGGGCTGAGGGTGATCGTGGCCGAAGACCACTCCACGCCGGTGGCGGCCGTCAACGTCTGGTACCACGTGGGCTCCGGCTACGAGCGCGCCGGGCGCACCGGGTTCGCGCACCTCTTCGAGCACGTGATGTTCGAGGGGAGCAGGAACGTGCAGGAGGGCCAGTTCGACCAGTGGCTCGAGAGCGCCGGCGGGTCCAACAACGGCAGCACCAACACCGACCGCACCAACTACTACGAGGTGGTTCCCTCCAACGCCCTTCCCCTGGCGCTCTGGCTCGAGGCCGACCGCATGGGCGGGCTGCTGGAGACCATGAGCCAGGAAAAGCTCAACGGCCAGCGCGACGTGGTGAAGAACGAGCGCCGCCAGCGCTACGAGAACCAGCCGTACGGGCTGATGTTCGAGATCGCCTCCGCCGCGCTCTACCCGCAGGGGCACCCGTACTCGTGGACCACCATCGGGTCCATGGAAGACCTCTCCGCCGCCTCGCTCGAAGACGTCAAGGGGTTCTTCCGGCAGTACTACACGCCCAACAACGCCGTGCTCACCGTGGCCGGCGACGTGAACCCCGCCGAGGTGCGGCGCCTGGCGGAGCAGTACTTCGGCTGGATCCCGCGCGGGCAGCCCGTCCAGCGCCCCAGCGTGCCGATCCCGCCGATCGCCGCCACGCGCTACATCACCCGCGAAGACCGGGTGACGCTGCCGCAGGTGAGCGTGATCTGGCGCGCCAACAAGCGCTTCCACGCCGACGAGGCCCCGCTCGACGTGCTGGCCGGCATCCTCACCCAGGGGAAGAGCTCGCGGCTGTACAAGCGGCTCGTCTACGACCAGCAGATCGCCCAGACCGTCAACGCCTTCAACAACGCCTCGCTCCTCTCCGGCGACTTCTGGGTGGTCGTCCGCGGCAAGCCCACCACCGACCTCGACGTGCTGGAGGCGGCGGTCTACGAGGAGGTCGAGAAGCTGGCGCAGACGCCGCCCTCGGCCGAGGAGGTGCGCCGGGTGATCAACGGGATCGAGACCGGCTTCGTGGCCCGCCTGGAAGAGGTGGGGAACAAGGCCGACCAGCTCAACGACTACTTCTACTACACGGGCGACGCCGGCTACGTCCAGCGTGACCTGGCCCGCTACCGCGCCGTGACCCCCGCCGAGGTGCAGCGCGTGGCGCGCCAGTACCTGCAGGGGAAGAACCACATCGTCCTGAGCTTCGTCCCCCAGGGGAAGACGGAGCTCGCCGCCGTGGAGAACCAGTGA
- a CDS encoding polysaccharide biosynthesis tyrosine autokinase — MTELTHTPRLLPEVSERAPRQPVLRSSLTPGGDDGKDGVPLREYLGAVRRYAWLVVAAVLVSVGISAYRLSRELPRYVSSASVRLIDPTVPMAGDLAAGTSTNQVSGWYTDPIASQLRALRSRAVAGAVVDSLGLRLAPERPDFPFAVVGPVRVNSAARTGDTVEVTFGEGGVTARLRGQTARAAYGAPLELSGVRAVFTARPDLPTARFHVVSREDAVSGVVAGLQAKTPELTNFIDIGYQAYDPHLAQRVADAAALAFQRLNAQSAQQESRRRRLFIQEQLRSTDSLLVAAQYQLSAFRKGVQAFSPREKFRTTQEGLSGLRLRREELEQERRIYEQMRQQLAGAPGRESAEQLAALAAAPQVSGNSGMASLYQQLTRWQTARDSLTTGPWSRAASNPDVERLDSLIETSRSRLVRAVESRGTALAAQVGVIDEVMAGDAASIATLPDAEAEEQRLGRQVETLQTLVDDLLREQQKARIDEAVEAGQVEIVDTALLPAGPIGSGGKKRLFFALLVGLMIGGTGALLLDRMNTAILRREDLETYLHLPTLAVVPRVAPEGDAARRRLRLPTRALARRGPQPADGLITVTDLHSVGSQAYRKLRTHLIFSTAGDPLRTIMVTSAGASEGKSTVCANLAVTFAQQHMRVLLVDCDMRRSRLHTIFDAPRTPGLTEVLVGQATLEQAVRPTLVEGLSILPAGTLAPNVSELLGAAAMRRTLEALQAAYDLVIVDTPPVLAAADAEILGVQTDAVLMVVRAGQTDRHSAQYALQQLRAIGARVVGAVLNDPDQKVAGYGRYTYYYEYYSDAGTAKA; from the coding sequence GTGACCGAGCTGACCCACACTCCCCGGCTGCTCCCGGAAGTCTCCGAGCGCGCCCCGCGCCAGCCCGTGCTGCGCTCGTCGCTCACCCCGGGCGGCGACGACGGCAAGGACGGAGTTCCGCTGCGCGAGTACCTGGGCGCCGTCCGCCGCTACGCCTGGCTGGTGGTGGCCGCCGTCCTCGTCTCCGTCGGCATCTCGGCGTACCGGCTCTCCCGCGAGCTCCCCCGCTACGTGTCCAGCGCCTCGGTGCGGCTCATCGACCCCACCGTGCCGATGGCGGGCGACCTGGCCGCCGGGACCAGCACCAACCAGGTCAGCGGCTGGTACACCGACCCGATCGCCTCCCAGCTGCGCGCGCTCAGGAGCCGCGCCGTCGCCGGGGCCGTGGTCGACTCGCTGGGGCTGCGCCTGGCCCCCGAGCGCCCCGACTTCCCCTTCGCCGTGGTGGGACCCGTGCGGGTGAACTCCGCCGCCCGCACCGGCGACACCGTCGAGGTGACCTTCGGCGAGGGCGGGGTCACCGCCCGCCTGCGGGGCCAGACGGCGCGCGCCGCCTACGGGGCGCCGCTCGAGCTCTCCGGCGTCCGGGCCGTCTTCACGGCCAGGCCCGACCTCCCCACCGCGCGCTTCCACGTGGTCTCGCGCGAAGACGCCGTGAGCGGCGTGGTGGCGGGGCTGCAGGCCAAGACGCCCGAGCTCACCAACTTCATCGACATCGGCTACCAGGCGTACGACCCGCACCTGGCCCAGCGCGTGGCCGACGCCGCCGCGCTCGCCTTCCAGCGGCTGAACGCCCAGAGTGCCCAGCAGGAGTCCCGCCGCCGGCGCCTCTTCATCCAGGAGCAGCTGCGCAGCACCGACAGCCTGCTGGTGGCCGCCCAGTACCAGCTGAGCGCCTTCCGCAAGGGCGTGCAGGCGTTCAGCCCGCGCGAGAAGTTCCGCACCACCCAGGAAGGGCTCTCGGGGCTCCGGCTCCGGCGCGAGGAGCTGGAGCAGGAGCGGCGCATCTACGAGCAGATGCGCCAGCAGCTCGCCGGCGCCCCGGGCCGCGAGAGCGCCGAGCAGCTCGCCGCGCTGGCCGCCGCGCCGCAGGTGTCGGGGAACTCCGGGATGGCCTCGCTCTACCAGCAGCTCACCCGCTGGCAGACCGCGCGCGACTCGCTCACCACCGGCCCCTGGTCGCGCGCCGCCTCCAACCCCGACGTGGAGCGGCTCGACTCGCTGATCGAGACCTCGCGCTCCCGCCTGGTGCGCGCCGTGGAGTCGCGCGGTACCGCCCTGGCCGCGCAGGTCGGCGTCATCGACGAGGTGATGGCCGGCGACGCCGCCAGCATCGCCACCCTCCCCGACGCCGAGGCCGAGGAGCAGCGCCTGGGCCGCCAGGTGGAGACGCTGCAGACCCTGGTGGACGACCTGCTGCGCGAGCAGCAGAAGGCCCGCATCGACGAGGCCGTCGAGGCCGGGCAGGTGGAGATCGTCGACACCGCGCTCCTTCCCGCCGGCCCCATCGGCAGCGGGGGGAAGAAGCGGCTCTTCTTCGCCCTCCTGGTGGGGCTCATGATCGGCGGCACGGGGGCGCTGCTCCTGGACCGCATGAACACGGCGATCCTCCGTCGCGAGGACCTGGAGACCTACCTGCACCTGCCCACGCTGGCCGTGGTGCCGCGCGTCGCCCCCGAGGGCGACGCCGCGCGCAGGCGGCTCCGGCTCCCCACGCGGGCGCTGGCGCGGCGGGGTCCCCAGCCCGCCGACGGGCTCATCACCGTCACCGACCTGCACTCGGTGGGGTCGCAGGCGTACCGGAAGCTGCGCACCCACCTGATCTTCTCCACCGCCGGCGACCCCTTGCGCACCATCATGGTCACCAGCGCCGGTGCGTCGGAGGGGAAGAGCACCGTCTGCGCGAACCTGGCGGTCACCTTCGCGCAGCAGCACATGCGCGTGCTGCTGGTGGACTGCGACATGCGCCGCTCGCGGCTGCACACCATCTTCGACGCGCCGCGCACCCCTGGGCTCACCGAGGTGCTGGTGGGGCAGGCCACGCTGGAGCAGGCGGTGCGGCCCACCCTGGTGGAGGGGCTCTCCATCCTCCCCGCGGGGACGCTGGCTCCCAACGTCTCCGAGCTGCTGGGCGCCGCCGCCATGCGCCGCACGCTGGAGGCGCTGCAGGCGGCGTACGACCTGGTGATCGTCGACACCCCCCCGGTGCTCGCCGCCGCCGACGCCGAGATCCTGGGCGTGCAGACCGACGCCGTGCTGATGGTGGTGCGCGCCGGCCAGACCGACCGCCACTCGGCGCAGTACGCGCTGCAGCAGCTGCGCGCCATCGGGGCGCGGGTGGTGGGCGCCGTGCTCAACGACCCCGACCAGAAGGTAGCCGGCTACGGCCGCTACACCTACTACTACGAGTACTACTCCGACGCCGGCACCGCGAAGGCCTGA